In a genomic window of Streptomyces sp. SJL17-4:
- a CDS encoding FAD-dependent oxidoreductase encodes MKHRIVVLGAGYAGAIAAGRLAKRLHRDDVEITLVNAEPEFVERVRLHQLAAGQDLPSRPLRDVYAGTGVELRSAWVTAVDADRRTVHLTGEHGAETLGHDTLDYDTLVYALGSTAGALGVPGVAEHAHGVAGKQDALRLRARLGELAPGGTVLVVGGGLTGIEAVTEIAEARPDLDVALAARGGVGDWLSDKARRHLRTVFDRLGITVHERADITRVDAHRVVTGEGREIPVELTVWTAGFAVHPIAAATTLEVSDTGRIVVDATMRSVSHPDVYAVGDAAYAEGPGGRPLRMSCATASPMAWQAADALAARLTGRKVPENAIGYAAQCISLGRRDAIFQKVTHDDEVTSTVVTGRAGARIKELICAGAAWSVSHPTMMMPSRRHRLVTTAEPAAPRLATR; translated from the coding sequence ATGAAGCACCGCATCGTTGTCCTCGGAGCCGGGTACGCCGGAGCGATCGCCGCCGGCCGCCTCGCCAAGCGACTGCACCGCGACGACGTCGAGATCACCCTGGTCAACGCCGAGCCCGAGTTCGTCGAGCGGGTGCGTCTGCACCAGCTCGCCGCCGGCCAGGATCTGCCGAGCCGCCCGCTGCGCGACGTGTACGCGGGCACCGGCGTGGAGCTCCGGTCGGCGTGGGTCACCGCCGTCGACGCGGACCGCAGGACCGTCCACCTCACCGGTGAGCACGGCGCCGAGACCCTCGGCCACGACACTCTCGACTACGACACCCTCGTGTACGCCCTGGGAAGCACCGCCGGAGCCCTCGGCGTCCCCGGTGTCGCCGAGCACGCCCACGGCGTCGCCGGGAAGCAGGACGCGCTGCGACTGCGGGCGCGCCTCGGCGAGTTGGCGCCGGGCGGGACCGTGCTGGTCGTCGGCGGCGGCCTGACCGGCATCGAGGCGGTCACCGAGATCGCCGAGGCCCGCCCGGACCTGGACGTCGCCCTCGCCGCCCGCGGCGGTGTCGGCGACTGGCTCAGCGACAAGGCCCGGCGTCATCTGCGCACCGTCTTCGACCGGCTCGGCATCACGGTCCACGAGCGCGCCGACATCACCCGTGTCGACGCGCACCGCGTCGTCACCGGTGAAGGGCGGGAGATCCCGGTCGAGTTGACCGTCTGGACGGCGGGCTTCGCCGTGCACCCGATCGCCGCCGCCACGACCCTGGAGGTGTCCGACACCGGGCGGATCGTCGTCGACGCCACCATGCGCTCGGTCTCCCACCCCGATGTGTACGCCGTCGGCGACGCCGCGTACGCCGAAGGGCCGGGCGGCAGGCCGCTGCGGATGTCCTGCGCCACGGCGTCCCCGATGGCCTGGCAGGCCGCCGACGCCCTCGCCGCGCGCCTGACCGGCCGCAAGGTTCCCGAGAACGCGATCGGCTACGCGGCGCAGTGCATCAGCCTCGGCCGCCGCGACGCCATCTTCCAGAAGGTGACCCACGACGACGAGGTCACGTCCACCGTCGTCACGGGCCGGGCCGGCGCCCGTATCAAGGAGCTGATCTGCGCGGGCGCGGCGTGGAGCGTCTCCCACCCGACGATGATGATGCCGAGCCGTCGCCACCGCCTCGTGACGACCGCCGAGCCGGCCGCACCCCGCCTCGCCACCCGGTGA
- the sigJ gene encoding RNA polymerase sigma factor SigJ — translation MSGSRTDPERGLAPVAARPEGEYRQLINVAYRLLGSLAEAEDAVQEAFARWYAMSGRQQEAIEAPGAWLTTVVGRICLDVLGSARARRERYVGEWIPEPLPDTVEWLNGLPGDGGTDPADRIALDESVDMAFLVVLESMTPAERVAFILHDVFRYPFTELATIVGRTPAACRQLASSARRRVRAARTPELPTGVQARVIKDFKQAWEAQDIAALVGLLNPDATVVVDGGGLVGAALRPITGAGEIARYIVAIGDMAPGMTLQVRSVNGRPGLVAQRGGTTVTVAAFGLADDRITHIWAVRNPEKLQPWTPSADE, via the coding sequence ATGAGCGGCAGCCGTACGGACCCAGAACGCGGGCTCGCGCCCGTCGCCGCCCGGCCCGAGGGCGAGTACCGGCAGTTGATCAACGTCGCCTACCGGCTGCTCGGCTCCCTGGCGGAGGCGGAGGACGCCGTCCAGGAGGCCTTCGCCCGGTGGTACGCCATGTCCGGCCGGCAGCAGGAGGCCATCGAGGCGCCCGGCGCCTGGCTGACGACGGTGGTCGGCCGTATCTGCCTGGACGTCCTCGGCTCGGCGCGGGCGCGGCGCGAGCGCTATGTGGGCGAATGGATCCCGGAGCCCCTGCCCGACACGGTGGAGTGGCTGAACGGCCTGCCGGGTGACGGCGGGACCGACCCCGCCGACCGGATCGCCCTCGACGAGTCGGTCGACATGGCCTTCCTCGTCGTCCTCGAATCCATGACCCCGGCCGAACGGGTCGCGTTCATCCTGCACGACGTGTTCCGGTACCCCTTCACCGAACTGGCCACGATCGTCGGCCGCACACCCGCGGCGTGCCGGCAGCTCGCCTCGTCGGCCCGCCGGCGCGTCCGGGCGGCCCGGACGCCGGAGCTGCCGACCGGCGTGCAGGCGCGTGTCATCAAGGACTTCAAGCAGGCGTGGGAGGCCCAGGACATCGCGGCCCTCGTCGGTCTGCTCAACCCCGACGCCACGGTGGTCGTCGACGGCGGCGGCCTGGTCGGCGCGGCACTCCGCCCCATCACCGGTGCCGGGGAGATCGCCCGCTACATCGTCGCGATCGGCGACATGGCGCCCGGCATGACGCTCCAGGTCCGCTCGGTCAACGGCCGCCCCGGCCTGGTGGCCCAACGGGGCGGTACGACCGTGACGGTGGCGGCGTTCGGCCTCGCGGACGACCGGATCACGCACATCTGGGCGGTCCGCAACCCGGAGAAGCTCCAGCCCTGGACGCCCTCAGCGGACGAGTGA
- a CDS encoding VOC family protein, which translates to MDITIHTTVLPHEDPDASLAFYRDALGFEVRSDVGQGRTRWITVGPVGQPGTSILLAPPGADPGVTEAERRTIAEMMAKGTYGWILLATPDLDATFEKVQAGDVEVVQEPTDQPYGVRDCAFRDPAGNLVRVQQVR; encoded by the coding sequence ATGGACATCACCATTCACACCACCGTCCTCCCGCACGAGGATCCCGACGCCTCCCTCGCCTTCTACCGCGACGCCCTCGGCTTCGAGGTGCGCAGCGACGTCGGCCAGGGCAGGACCCGGTGGATCACCGTCGGACCCGTCGGACAGCCCGGTACGTCGATCCTGCTCGCGCCGCCCGGCGCCGACCCGGGAGTCACCGAGGCCGAGCGGCGCACCATCGCCGAGATGATGGCCAAGGGCACCTACGGCTGGATCCTGCTCGCCACCCCCGACCTCGACGCCACCTTCGAGAAGGTGCAGGCGGGGGACGTCGAGGTGGTCCAGGAGCCGACCGACCAGCCGTACGGCGTGCGCGACTGCGCCTTCCGCGATCCCGCGGGCAACCTCGTCCGCGTCCAGCAAGTGCGCTGA
- a CDS encoding DM13 domain-containing protein, giving the protein MLVAGLVALTLVLGAGVYWFQPWKLWQDDTVHEAFPTAPGASGVPGASEGPANPADSANPADPAAPPAPADPKAVAQGALISHEHTTTGTARLVRLPDGSHVLRLENLDTSNGPDLRVWLTDAPVKEGTAGWRVFDDGKYVSLGKLKGNKGDQNYTVPAGVDVADYSSVAIWCDRFDVSFGAAKLLAV; this is encoded by the coding sequence CTGCTGGTCGCCGGACTGGTGGCACTGACGCTGGTACTGGGCGCGGGGGTGTACTGGTTCCAGCCGTGGAAGCTGTGGCAGGACGACACGGTGCACGAGGCGTTCCCGACCGCGCCGGGGGCGTCGGGGGTGCCGGGGGCGTCGGAGGGCCCCGCGAACCCGGCGGACTCGGCCAACCCCGCAGACCCCGCCGCGCCCCCGGCTCCGGCCGACCCGAAGGCGGTCGCCCAGGGCGCCCTGATCAGCCACGAGCACACGACCACCGGTACGGCCAGGCTCGTCCGCCTCCCCGACGGCTCGCACGTCCTCCGCCTGGAGAACCTCGACACCAGCAACGGCCCCGACCTGCGCGTCTGGCTGACCGACGCACCGGTGAAGGAGGGCACGGCCGGCTGGCGGGTCTTCGACGACGGCAAGTACGTCAGCCTCGGCAAGCTCAAGGGCAACAAGGGCGACCAGAACTACACGGTCCCGGCCGGAGTGGACGTCGCCGACTACTCCAGCGTCGCCATCTGGTGCGACCGCTTCGACGTCTCCTTCGGCGCGGCGAAGCTCCTGGCGGTGTAG
- a CDS encoding glyoxalase: MNAIASITLEVADLPAADRFYTASGLGAHVRLRATDAPTTGFRGFSLSLTVDRPADVRHFVDAALAAGATSLKPASKSFWGYGGVFQAPDGTIWKVATSNKKDTGPATGRVDSFVLLVGATDVAASRTFYVEHGLTVGKSFGRKYVEFAAAEGSPVKLALYGRRALAKDVGVPADGEGSHRIVLGGQGAGAFTDPDGFTWEAASVAAAS; encoded by the coding sequence ATGAACGCCATCGCCTCCATCACCCTCGAGGTGGCCGACCTCCCGGCCGCCGACCGCTTCTACACCGCCTCCGGTCTCGGCGCCCATGTGCGCCTGCGGGCCACCGACGCGCCGACCACCGGTTTCCGCGGCTTCTCGCTCTCCCTCACGGTGGACCGGCCGGCCGACGTCCGGCACTTCGTCGACGCGGCCCTCGCCGCCGGCGCCACCTCGCTCAAGCCCGCGTCGAAGTCCTTCTGGGGCTACGGCGGCGTCTTCCAGGCCCCGGACGGGACCATCTGGAAGGTCGCGACCTCGAACAAGAAGGACACCGGCCCGGCCACCGGCCGCGTCGACTCCTTCGTCCTCCTCGTCGGAGCCACGGACGTCGCCGCCAGCAGGACGTTCTACGTCGAGCACGGCCTCACCGTCGGGAAGAGCTTCGGCCGCAAGTACGTCGAGTTCGCCGCCGCCGAGGGCAGCCCGGTCAAGCTCGCCCTGTACGGGCGCCGCGCCCTCGCGAAGGACGTCGGCGTCCCCGCCGACGGCGAGGGGTCCCACCGGATCGTGCTCGGCGGTCAGGGCGCCGGCGCCTTCACCGACCCTGACGGGTTCACCTGGGAGGCCGCTTCCGTGGCCGCCGCGTCCTGA
- the sigJ gene encoding RNA polymerase sigma factor SigJ translates to MPLLTYEADLFERSRGRLEAIAYRLLGSAGDAEDAVQETYLRWHATDRERIETPEAWLTKVLTNLCLNQLTSARARRETYVGQWLPEPVLAGDRMLGPADTAEQRESVSLAMLTLMERLTPNERAVYVLREAFGYAHREIAEILDLTESNCQQIHRRARQHLATDRARTEVDAVAARKVVEEFLAAALSGDTEPLIRLLTVDAVGVADGGPRVPARRTPVIGALGIARYLRGLFRPSAAKRAIAGGDAVLHAGVVNGGPAVLVAIGERIAGVICLAPTPDGVEAVHIQVNPDKLERITRQWAAAGPHHPLRELW, encoded by the coding sequence GCGATCGCCTACCGCCTGCTCGGGTCCGCCGGCGATGCCGAGGACGCGGTGCAGGAGACGTACCTGCGGTGGCACGCGACCGACCGGGAGCGGATCGAGACGCCCGAGGCGTGGCTGACCAAGGTGCTCACCAACCTCTGCCTCAACCAGCTCACCTCCGCACGGGCCCGGCGGGAGACCTACGTCGGGCAGTGGCTCCCGGAGCCCGTGCTTGCCGGGGACCGGATGCTCGGTCCGGCCGACACCGCCGAGCAGCGCGAATCGGTGTCCCTCGCGATGCTCACCCTCATGGAGCGGCTGACGCCCAACGAGCGCGCGGTGTACGTGCTGCGCGAGGCCTTCGGGTACGCGCACCGCGAGATCGCGGAGATCCTCGACCTCACCGAGTCGAACTGCCAGCAGATCCACCGGCGCGCCCGACAGCACCTCGCCACCGACCGGGCCCGCACCGAGGTCGACGCGGTCGCCGCGCGGAAGGTCGTCGAGGAGTTCCTCGCCGCGGCCCTCAGCGGCGACACCGAGCCGCTGATCCGGCTGCTCACCGTCGACGCGGTCGGCGTGGCCGACGGCGGACCCCGCGTTCCGGCCCGCAGGACCCCGGTCATCGGCGCGCTCGGCATCGCCCGCTACCTGCGCGGGCTGTTCCGGCCGAGCGCCGCCAAGCGGGCCATCGCCGGCGGCGACGCCGTACTCCACGCCGGCGTCGTCAACGGCGGTCCCGCCGTGCTCGTCGCGATCGGTGAGCGGATCGCCGGCGTCATCTGCCTCGCCCCGACGCCCGACGGTGTCGAGGCGGTCCACATCCAGGTCAATCCCGACAAGTTGGAGCGCATCACCCGCCAGTGGGCGGCAGCCGGCCCCCATCACCCGCTCCGAGAGCTGTGGTGA
- a CDS encoding NIPSNAP family protein: MPSTPRIAPAVHPAVIELRQYTLRPGRRDELIELFDREFVETQEATGMLVLGQFRDLDDPDRFVWLRGFTDMETRREALSAFYGGPVWAAHGPRANATMVDSDDVLLLRPLPVGADAGSGFAVSPSERGREGSAAPERGGVPKRFVAVSLWHFPPGDEDGPALIHDRLVPALRETGPAPLAVLATEPADNTFPRLPVRTGENVVAVITSYPDEQAHRRHLADATDHHPLVRDEILPAVERRQSAAPRHLRLTPTARSLVR, from the coding sequence GTGCCCAGCACTCCCCGTATCGCCCCCGCCGTCCACCCCGCCGTGATCGAGCTCCGCCAGTACACCCTGCGGCCCGGCCGCCGGGACGAGCTCATCGAGCTGTTCGACCGGGAGTTCGTCGAGACCCAGGAGGCGACCGGGATGCTCGTCCTCGGTCAGTTCCGGGACCTCGACGATCCCGACCGCTTCGTCTGGCTGCGCGGCTTCACGGACATGGAGACCCGGCGGGAGGCCCTCTCCGCCTTCTACGGCGGGCCGGTCTGGGCGGCACACGGCCCCCGGGCCAACGCGACCATGGTCGATTCCGACGACGTCCTGCTGCTGCGGCCGCTGCCGGTCGGCGCGGACGCCGGGAGCGGCTTCGCGGTGTCCCCGTCGGAACGTGGGCGGGAGGGCAGCGCCGCACCGGAACGGGGAGGCGTACCGAAGCGGTTCGTCGCCGTATCCCTGTGGCACTTCCCGCCGGGCGACGAGGACGGCCCCGCGCTGATCCACGACCGTCTCGTCCCCGCGCTGCGGGAGACGGGGCCCGCGCCCCTCGCCGTACTCGCCACCGAGCCGGCGGACAACACGTTCCCCCGGCTCCCCGTCCGCACCGGAGAGAACGTGGTCGCCGTCATCACCTCGTACCCGGACGAGCAGGCACACCGCCGCCACCTCGCCGACGCGACGGACCACCACCCCCTCGTACGCGACGAGATCCTCCCGGCCGTCGAACGGAGGCAGTCGGCGGCCCCCCGTCACCTCCGCCTGACGCCCACCGCCCGCTCACTCGTCCGCTGA
- a CDS encoding YafY family protein translates to MPADRLLSMMLLLQTRGRMSARRLAAELGVSVRTAYRDLDRLQASGIPVYAEQGRTGGYQLLDGYRTHLTGLSESEARVLFLAGLPAPAADLGLAAEVAAARLKLLAALPAALREEATRTDAVFHLDAPGWYREAEATPYLPLLVDAVFGRRAVDVRYRRWREPREVDRRLHPYGLVLKSGTWYLVAGVDGRTATFRIARILDAVMRDDERFERPEEFVLEAYWSSYLDEFEARRHTGTATVRLSPRGRERLADNVPPEVARACEATATEVADGEGWIEAVIPTESIGHACGELLRLGTDVEVVAPEELRRAMADTVRALARTYASVQA, encoded by the coding sequence ATGCCCGCCGACCGGTTGTTGTCGATGATGCTGCTGCTCCAGACCCGGGGCCGTATGTCGGCTCGACGTCTCGCCGCCGAGCTGGGGGTCTCCGTACGGACCGCGTACCGCGATCTCGACCGCCTGCAGGCCTCCGGGATCCCGGTCTACGCCGAGCAGGGCCGTACCGGTGGCTACCAGCTGCTCGACGGCTACCGCACGCACCTCACCGGGTTGAGCGAGAGCGAGGCCAGGGTGCTGTTCCTCGCCGGGCTGCCCGCGCCCGCCGCCGATCTGGGGCTGGCGGCGGAAGTGGCGGCGGCGAGACTGAAGTTGCTGGCGGCCCTGCCGGCCGCCCTGCGCGAGGAGGCGACGCGTACCGACGCGGTGTTCCATCTGGACGCTCCGGGCTGGTACCGGGAGGCCGAGGCGACTCCGTATCTGCCGCTGCTCGTGGACGCGGTGTTCGGCCGGCGGGCGGTGGACGTGCGGTACCGCCGCTGGCGCGAACCGCGGGAGGTGGACCGTCGGCTGCACCCGTACGGCCTGGTCCTCAAGTCGGGCACCTGGTACCTCGTGGCGGGGGTCGACGGCAGGACCGCCACCTTTCGGATCGCCCGGATCCTCGACGCGGTGATGAGGGACGACGAACGTTTCGAGAGGCCGGAGGAGTTCGTCCTGGAGGCGTACTGGTCGTCGTACCTCGACGAGTTCGAGGCGCGTCGCCACACGGGCACCGCCACCGTCCGGCTGTCGCCGAGGGGGCGAGAGCGGCTGGCCGACAACGTGCCGCCCGAGGTGGCGCGGGCCTGTGAGGCCACCGCGACGGAGGTGGCGGACGGCGAGGGCTGGATCGAGGCCGTCATCCCGACCGAGAGCATCGGGCACGCCTGCGGGGAACTGCTCCGTCTCGGCACGGACGTCGAGGTCGTCGCACCGGAGGAACTCCGGCGGGCGATGGCCGACACGGTTCGGGCGCTCGCCCGGACCTACGCGTCCGTGCAGGCGTGA
- a CDS encoding helix-turn-helix transcriptional regulator — translation MSALTEAQRLKDLARLRRVRDRIDREYAQPLDVEALARGVNMSAGHLSRQFKQAYGEAPYSYLMTRRIERAMALLQRGDLSVTDVCFTVGCSSLGTFSTRFTELVGVSPSVYRRQVADGEAGLPSCVAKQVTRPVRNREAPVVTPRLA, via the coding sequence ATGAGCGCACTGACCGAGGCGCAGCGCCTGAAGGACCTGGCGCGGTTGCGCCGCGTTCGCGACCGGATCGACCGGGAGTACGCACAGCCGCTGGACGTCGAGGCGCTCGCCCGCGGGGTGAACATGTCGGCCGGGCACCTCAGCCGCCAGTTCAAGCAGGCGTACGGCGAGGCCCCGTACTCCTACCTCATGACGCGGCGCATCGAGCGCGCCATGGCGCTGCTCCAGCGCGGCGACCTCAGCGTCACCGACGTCTGCTTCACGGTCGGCTGCTCCTCTCTCGGCACCTTCAGCACCCGCTTCACCGAGCTCGTCGGCGTCTCGCCCAGCGTCTACAGACGCCAGGTCGCCGACGGCGAGGCCGGGCTGCCCTCGTGCGTGGCGAAGCAGGTCACGCGACCGGTCAGGAATCGAGAAGCACCGGTGGTCACCCCCCGCCTAGCGTGA